One part of the Lachnospiraceae bacterium JLR.KK002 genome encodes these proteins:
- a CDS encoding metal ABC transporter substrate-binding protein — MRRNKYLFVFCMLLAITLAGGIFTKAYMSLEEQSQEDEKLRIVTSFYPVYIAAANIVGDTGSVLLENLSEPQTGCLHDYQLTPQDMILLSKADLFLVNGGGIEGFLEEAGETCPELAVEEIAEGVELLEEYGSDSIQEIFHESEEMHVQEEDHGHGAKNAHGWMDTRRYCQMVRNMADVISQADQEHGERYQEHADDYCEKIQELTDRLAALREKLEEKGKSAGNKENGGQSSALNVVIFHEAFAYVADELGLNVVYCLNLDEERQVSAGELADLLAAIQEHQVSVILAEETYGRKLGETVESETDCQVYYLDTLVRGQYETDSYLKGAEKNIEILEQAAW; from the coding sequence GTGAGAAGAAATAAATATCTGTTTGTATTTTGTATGCTGCTTGCCATTACCCTGGCAGGCGGTATTTTTACGAAAGCATATATGAGTCTGGAGGAACAGTCCCAGGAGGATGAAAAGCTGCGGATTGTAACCTCTTTTTATCCTGTCTATATTGCCGCTGCAAATATTGTGGGGGATACCGGGAGCGTACTGCTGGAGAATTTAAGCGAACCACAGACCGGATGTCTCCATGACTATCAGCTCACTCCCCAGGATATGATACTATTGTCAAAGGCAGATTTATTTTTAGTAAACGGAGGCGGAATAGAAGGATTTCTGGAAGAAGCAGGAGAAACCTGTCCTGAACTGGCAGTGGAAGAGATAGCAGAAGGAGTTGAACTGCTGGAGGAATATGGAAGTGATTCCATCCAGGAAATATTTCATGAGTCGGAAGAAATGCATGTGCAGGAGGAAGACCATGGCCACGGAGCAAAAAACGCCCATGGCTGGATGGACACCAGGAGATACTGCCAGATGGTTCGGAATATGGCAGATGTTATCAGCCAGGCGGACCAGGAACATGGAGAACGTTATCAGGAACATGCAGATGATTATTGCGAAAAAATCCAGGAACTGACAGACAGGCTTGCAGCCCTGAGAGAAAAGCTGGAAGAAAAAGGAAAATCTGCCGGAAATAAAGAGAACGGTGGCCAGAGCAGTGCTCTTAATGTGGTTATTTTCCATGAGGCCTTCGCCTATGTGGCGGATGAACTGGGGCTGAATGTGGTATACTGCCTGAATCTGGATGAGGAGCGGCAGGTCAGCGCCGGGGAACTTGCCGATTTGCTGGCAGCAATTCAGGAACATCAGGTATCTGTGATTCTGGCAGAGGAAACATATGGCAGAAAACTGGGTGAAACCGTGGAATCAGAAACGGACTGTCAGGTGTATTATCTGGATACTCTGGTACGGGGACAATATGAAACGGACAGTTATCTGAAAGGCGCGGAGAAAAATATTGAAATTCTGGAACAGGCAGCCTGGTAA
- the nifU gene encoding Fe-S cluster assembly scaffold protein NifU: protein MYSEKVMDHFKNPRNVGEIENASGVGTVGNAKCGDIMRIFLDIDDNGIIQDVKFKTFGCGAAVATSSMATELVKGKTIQEALQVTNKAVMEALDGLPPVKVHCSLLAEEAIHAALWDYAEKNGIQIEGLEKPKNDISEEEEEEDY, encoded by the coding sequence ATGTATAGTGAAAAAGTAATGGACCATTTTAAAAATCCCAGAAATGTAGGAGAAATTGAAAATGCCAGCGGCGTGGGAACCGTAGGGAACGCCAAATGCGGCGATATTATGCGTATCTTTCTGGACATAGATGATAATGGAATTATTCAGGATGTTAAATTTAAAACCTTTGGCTGCGGCGCGGCCGTGGCAACCAGCTCCATGGCTACGGAACTGGTAAAAGGCAAAACCATACAGGAGGCGCTGCAGGTAACCAATAAAGCGGTTATGGAAGCACTGGACGGACTTCCTCCGGTGAAAGTACACTGCTCTCTGCTGGCGGAAGAAGCCATCCATGCGGCTCTCTGGGATTATGCGGAGAAAAACGGCATTCAGATTGAAGGGCTGGAAAAGCCCAAAAATGACATCAGCGAGGAAGAAGAGGAAGAGGACTACTAA
- the mnmA gene encoding tRNA 2-thiouridine(34) synthase MnmA has product MGKKKVVVGMSGGVDSSVAAWLLKEQGYEVMGVTMQIWQQESEQVQEEQGGCCGLSAVEDARRVAAMLDIPYYVMNFRDEFQKNVIDYFTEEYLRGHTPNPCIACNRYVKWESLLKRSMALGADYIATGHYARIRQLSNGRFALQKSVTEGKDQTYALYNLTQHQLAHTLMPVGDYSKQEIRAMAENIGLRVADKPDSQEICFIPDHDYAGFIERERKGDVPPPGNFVTKDGKVLGRHRGITHYTVGQRKGLGIAMGVPVFVTKLRPDTNEVVLGSNDEVFGTELYGDRLNFMSIPELEGELDVTAKIRYNHKGAPCTIRKAGEDRVFCRFHEPVRAITPGQAVVFYDGDMVAGGGTII; this is encoded by the coding sequence ATGGGAAAAAAGAAAGTAGTTGTGGGAATGTCCGGCGGCGTGGATTCTTCTGTGGCAGCCTGGCTCCTGAAAGAACAGGGATATGAGGTCATGGGCGTTACCATGCAGATCTGGCAGCAGGAATCGGAGCAGGTGCAGGAAGAACAGGGCGGCTGCTGCGGCCTGTCCGCGGTGGAGGATGCCAGGCGGGTGGCGGCAATGCTGGATATTCCATATTATGTCATGAATTTCAGAGATGAATTTCAGAAAAATGTAATAGATTATTTTACAGAGGAGTATCTCAGGGGCCATACCCCCAATCCCTGTATTGCCTGTAACCGTTATGTGAAATGGGAATCGCTGTTAAAGCGCAGCATGGCCCTGGGGGCAGATTACATCGCCACCGGCCATTATGCCCGAATCCGGCAGCTTTCCAACGGCAGATTTGCATTGCAGAAGTCCGTTACGGAAGGAAAAGATCAGACCTATGCCCTGTATAATCTGACCCAGCACCAGCTTGCCCATACGCTGATGCCGGTGGGAGATTACAGCAAACAGGAAATCCGCGCCATGGCAGAGAATATCGGACTTCGGGTTGCGGATAAGCCGGACAGCCAGGAAATCTGTTTTATTCCGGATCACGATTATGCCGGTTTTATTGAGCGGGAAAGAAAAGGAGATGTGCCTCCGCCGGGAAACTTTGTCACGAAAGACGGAAAAGTACTGGGCCGGCACAGAGGAATTACCCACTATACCGTCGGCCAGCGCAAAGGCCTTGGAATTGCCATGGGGGTTCCGGTATTTGTGACGAAGCTTCGGCCGGACACCAATGAGGTGGTACTGGGCAGCAATGATGAGGTATTCGGAACGGAGCTTTACGGGGACAGGCTGAACTTTATGTCCATTCCGGAACTGGAGGGGGAACTGGACGTGACAGCCAAAATCCGTTATAATCATAAAGGAGCGCCCTGTACCATTCGGAAAGCGGGAGAAGACAGGGTATTCTGCCGATTCCATGAACCGGTGCGTGCCATTACGCCCGGACAGGCGGTGGTATTTTATGACGGAGATATGGTAGCAGGCGGCGGAACTATTATATAG
- a CDS encoding metal ABC transporter permease: MEIFSWLEYDFMKYAFLAVLIITPLFGLMGTMIVNRKMAFFSDALGHSALTGIAVGVVFGVENTGISMVVFAVVFALCLNQISSRIAASTDTVISVFSSCSVALGLAILSKGGNFSKYSGILVGDILSITPREILYLVLIFIITLVFWIFGFNRLLAVSLNRTLAGSRRIPVALMENLFAVLTALIVMVSIKWVGILIINALLILPAASARNISENMREYHFFSVLFSLFSGILGLIISYFVNVATGPSIVIIASVIYFATYVWGRKNNV; encoded by the coding sequence ATGGAGATTTTCTCCTGGCTTGAGTATGATTTTATGAAATATGCCTTTCTGGCAGTGTTGATTATTACGCCTCTGTTTGGATTGATGGGAACTATGATTGTCAATCGGAAAATGGCGTTTTTTTCCGATGCACTGGGCCATTCAGCTCTGACGGGAATTGCGGTGGGCGTGGTATTCGGTGTGGAGAATACAGGTATTTCCATGGTGGTATTTGCAGTGGTGTTTGCACTGTGCTTAAATCAGATTAGCAGCAGAATTGCGGCTTCCACCGATACGGTGATTTCTGTCTTTTCCTCCTGCAGCGTTGCCCTGGGGCTGGCAATTCTGTCAAAAGGAGGGAATTTCAGTAAGTATTCCGGTATTCTGGTGGGGGATATTCTCAGCATCACACCGCGGGAAATATTATATCTTGTTTTGATTTTTATAATCACGCTTGTATTCTGGATATTTGGATTTAACAGACTGCTGGCAGTGAGTCTGAACCGCACGCTGGCGGGAAGCCGGCGTATTCCGGTTGCTCTCATGGAAAATCTTTTTGCGGTTCTGACCGCATTAATCGTTATGGTTTCCATTAAATGGGTGGGAATTCTGATTATCAACGCATTGCTGATTCTTCCGGCGGCTTCTGCCCGGAACATATCGGAAAATATGCGGGAGTACCATTTCTTTTCTGTTTTGTTTTCCCTGTTTTCCGGCATACTGGGGCTGATTATTTCCTATTTCGTAAATGTGGCCACCGGGCCTTCCATTGTGATTATTGCTTCTGTGATTTATTTTGCCACATATGTGTGGGGCAGGAAAAATAATGTGTGA
- a CDS encoding phosphatidylserine decarboxylase, with protein sequence MKKESFTVRFLYKTMSGRMFLKVLTRPFVSRAAGRFLDSRLSRWLVPLFIRKHHIDMSDYEKKYRSFNAFFTRKRSMEEIDITPEHLISPCDGWLSVYPVSETQTYQIKHIEYRLEDLLKSRKLARHFAGGTCLIFRLTPQNYHRYCYVSDGTVRRTRVIPGKLHCVRPTACEAFPVFAENSREYAQIYTPKFGTIIQMEIGAMMVGKIHNYPRDGKVFQGEEKGYFEFGGSTILLLLEKDRLEVKEEIWQNSREGLETEIRLGELAGVCPRNQGKTEENF encoded by the coding sequence ATGAAAAAAGAATCATTTACCGTAAGATTTTTATATAAGACAATGTCGGGGCGCATGTTTCTGAAAGTGCTGACCCGGCCTTTTGTATCCAGGGCAGCAGGAAGATTTCTGGATTCCAGGCTGTCCCGGTGGCTGGTGCCCCTGTTTATCAGAAAGCACCATATAGACATGAGTGATTATGAGAAAAAGTACCGCTCTTTTAACGCTTTTTTTACCAGGAAACGTTCCATGGAAGAGATAGATATTACGCCGGAACATCTGATCAGCCCATGCGACGGCTGGCTGAGCGTATATCCGGTCAGCGAAACACAGACTTATCAGATTAAGCATATCGAATACCGGCTGGAGGATTTGCTGAAAAGCCGGAAACTGGCCAGACACTTTGCGGGAGGAACCTGTCTGATTTTCCGGCTGACCCCTCAGAATTATCACCGCTACTGTTATGTCAGCGACGGTACGGTAAGAAGAACCAGGGTTATTCCGGGAAAGCTGCACTGCGTACGCCCCACAGCCTGTGAAGCATTTCCGGTATTTGCAGAAAACAGCAGGGAATATGCACAGATTTATACGCCGAAATTCGGAACCATTATCCAGATGGAAATTGGAGCCATGATGGTGGGGAAAATTCACAATTATCCCAGAGACGGGAAAGTATTTCAGGGGGAAGAAAAGGGATATTTTGAATTCGGCGGCTCCACCATACTTCTGCTGCTGGAAAAAGACCGGCTGGAAGTGAAGGAGGAGATTTGGCAGAACAGCCGGGAAGGACTGGAAACAGAAATCCGTCTGGGTGAACTGGCAGGGGTATGCCCCCGAAACCAGGGAAAAACAGAAGAGAATTTTTAA
- a CDS encoding metal ABC transporter ATP-binding protein — MVKPCGLHCIKIKHLGVTFAEQVILEDINLHIHCGSLNAVIGRNGAGKSTLIRAILGETPHTGKIEFKDRENGRIQKMKIGYVPQSLNMEKQTPVSVYDMIASYQSNAPVFLMKSRKVKENILEHLRIFQAEHLLDKQVCNLSGGELQRVLLSMAVMDSPNLLLLDEPVSGMDRNGMELFYQAIYQLKEAYDLAVILISHDLEYVRRYADKVILLDKTVLKQGSVKEVFRSREFAETFQTGAEETSVRQSSSGQEPERISGTGQNDGNRSRP; from the coding sequence ATGGTAAAGCCCTGCGGGCTGCATTGCATTAAGATAAAGCATTTAGGCGTAACATTCGCCGAACAGGTAATTCTTGAGGATATCAATCTGCATATTCACTGCGGCAGCCTGAATGCGGTAATCGGACGCAACGGCGCCGGAAAATCCACCTTAATCCGGGCCATTCTGGGTGAGACGCCTCATACGGGAAAAATAGAATTCAAAGACCGGGAGAACGGACGGATTCAGAAAATGAAGATTGGTTATGTACCCCAGTCCCTGAATATGGAAAAGCAAACTCCGGTCAGCGTTTATGACATGATTGCCTCTTATCAGAGCAATGCGCCGGTGTTTCTGATGAAAAGCAGAAAAGTAAAAGAGAACATTCTGGAACATCTGAGGATTTTTCAGGCGGAACATCTGCTGGATAAGCAGGTGTGCAACCTTTCCGGCGGGGAACTGCAGCGGGTGCTGCTGTCCATGGCGGTGATGGATTCCCCTAACCTGCTGCTGCTGGACGAACCGGTGTCCGGGATGGACAGGAATGGAATGGAGCTTTTTTACCAGGCTATTTACCAGTTGAAGGAGGCATACGATCTGGCGGTTATCCTGATTTCCCATGACCTGGAATACGTCAGGCGCTATGCGGATAAAGTGATTCTGCTGGATAAAACAGTGCTGAAGCAGGGAAGCGTGAAAGAAGTATTCCGGAGCAGGGAATTTGCCGAAACCTTTCAGACGGGGGCGGAGGAGACGTCCGTAAGGCAGAGCAGTTCCGGGCAGGAGCCGGAAAGGATTTCCGGTACGGGCCAAAACGATGGGAACCGCAGCAGGCCTTAA
- a CDS encoding polysaccharide biosynthesis protein, whose amino-acid sequence MNYKSLRNHPLITGTLLLTLSGLLSRLIGFFYRIFLSQRIGAEGMGIYQLTFPIHVLTISLTSSAIQTAISRFVAQAASSGCNSTPGSPYCRKSFHNEKCYLTAGLTLSLSLAFACTLFLYRFSDWIAIAFLEEPRCAPLLQILSLTIPFAAIHSCINGYFYGLKKTFVPAASQLLEQFIRVASVWLFFEISMEKHGAISLNLVIWGMVAGELAAVLFSVSFLRRKKNRGSRLGAMHQIFLMSLPLSANRVLVNILQSMEAVMIPGQLRQYGYSTSESLSVYGILTGMALPMVLFPSVLTNSVSVMLLPAIAEAQEKKEHRYILTLIKRTCFYSLLLGFGCTMMFLFLGRWMGSFLFGNELAGTFIVILGWICPFLYLSTTLHSILNGLGKTTSTFFLNVMGLGIRIGFVLFVIPAAGIKGYLWGLLLSQSVMAAGALFLLLRKNSALKTSEIR is encoded by the coding sequence ATGAATTATAAATCTCTGCGCAACCACCCGCTGATTACCGGAACTCTGCTGCTGACCCTGTCGGGCCTTCTTTCCCGGCTCATTGGCTTTTTCTATAGAATATTCCTTTCGCAGAGGATTGGTGCTGAGGGAATGGGAATTTACCAGCTTACCTTTCCCATCCATGTCCTTACCATTTCTCTGACCTCCTCCGCCATACAGACCGCCATTTCCCGGTTTGTGGCCCAGGCTGCCAGTTCCGGCTGCAACAGCACCCCCGGTTCCCCATACTGCCGGAAATCTTTTCACAATGAAAAATGCTATCTGACTGCGGGCCTTACGCTGTCTCTGTCCCTGGCGTTTGCCTGCACCCTGTTTTTATACCGCTTTTCAGACTGGATTGCCATTGCATTTCTGGAGGAACCCAGGTGCGCCCCGCTCCTTCAGATTCTGTCCCTCACCATTCCTTTTGCGGCCATCCATTCCTGTATCAACGGTTATTTCTACGGACTGAAAAAAACATTTGTGCCCGCCGCTTCCCAGTTGCTGGAACAGTTTATCCGGGTAGCCAGCGTATGGCTGTTTTTTGAAATTTCCATGGAAAAACACGGCGCCATCTCTCTGAATCTGGTGATTTGGGGTATGGTTGCCGGAGAACTTGCCGCCGTTCTTTTTTCCGTCAGCTTTCTGCGCAGAAAAAAGAACCGGGGCAGCCGCCTGGGAGCCATGCATCAGATTTTTCTGATGTCTCTTCCCTTAAGCGCCAACCGGGTTCTGGTAAATATTCTCCAGAGTATGGAAGCCGTGATGATTCCGGGACAGTTGCGCCAGTACGGCTACTCCACCTCCGAATCCTTAAGCGTCTACGGCATCCTGACAGGTATGGCTCTGCCCATGGTGCTGTTTCCTTCCGTACTCACCAACTCCGTATCCGTCATGCTCCTTCCTGCCATTGCGGAAGCGCAGGAAAAAAAGGAACACCGTTACATCCTGACCCTGATTAAGCGCACCTGCTTCTACAGTCTTCTGCTGGGCTTTGGATGTACCATGATGTTCCTGTTTCTGGGACGGTGGATGGGTTCCTTCCTCTTTGGAAATGAACTGGCCGGAACCTTTATTGTGATTCTGGGCTGGATTTGTCCTTTCCTGTATCTTTCCACCACCCTGCACAGCATTTTAAACGGGCTTGGAAAGACCACTTCCACCTTCTTTTTAAATGTTATGGGCCTTGGCATCCGCATTGGATTTGTTCTGTTTGTGATTCCTGCGGCCGGTATCAAGGGCTACCTGTGGGGCCTTCTGCTCAGCCAGTCCGTAATGGCGGCCGGCGCGCTGTTTCTGCTGCTCCGGAAAAACAGCGCCCTTAAAACTTCCGAAATTCGTTAA
- the yihA gene encoding ribosome biogenesis GTP-binding protein YihA/YsxC — protein MVIKSAELETVCGITSKLPDTDRPEVAFAGKSNVGKSSLINGLMNRKALARTSAQPGKTQTINYYNINNCMYLVDLPGYGYAKVSPREKEKWGQMVENYLHTSSQLQVVFLLIDIRHEPSANDRQMYDWVVCQGFDPVIIATKLDKINRSQVQKHVKMIRNGLKLKEGTPVFPYSAQTKQGRDEIWNFIDEIPEVAKVLAKNPSAPRKNEGNPAKSGGRREKK, from the coding sequence ATGGTTATTAAATCAGCAGAACTGGAAACAGTATGCGGAATCACAAGTAAACTGCCGGATACAGACAGGCCGGAGGTGGCTTTTGCAGGCAAATCCAACGTAGGCAAATCTTCTCTGATTAATGGTCTGATGAACCGGAAAGCCCTGGCCAGGACTTCTGCCCAGCCGGGAAAAACCCAGACCATCAATTATTACAATATTAATAACTGCATGTATCTGGTGGACCTGCCGGGATACGGATATGCAAAAGTGTCTCCCAGGGAGAAGGAGAAATGGGGGCAGATGGTTGAAAATTATCTGCATACGTCCAGTCAGCTTCAGGTGGTATTTCTGCTGATTGATATTCGCCATGAGCCTTCCGCCAATGACAGGCAGATGTATGACTGGGTTGTCTGTCAGGGATTTGACCCCGTTATCATAGCAACAAAGCTGGACAAAATTAACCGTAGCCAGGTGCAGAAGCATGTAAAAATGATTCGCAACGGCCTTAAGCTGAAGGAAGGCACTCCCGTTTTCCCTTACTCTGCCCAGACGAAACAGGGACGGGATGAAATCTGGAATTTTATAGATGAGATACCGGAAGTTGCGAAGGTGCTTGCAAAAAATCCCTCAGCACCTCGCAAAAATGAAGGAAATCCTGCAAAATCAGGAGGGAGACGTGAGAAGAAATAA
- a CDS encoding RrF2 family transcriptional regulator codes for MKLSTKGKYGLRAFIDLAVWGEEKPVSLNSIAERQEISVSYLEQLMAKLKKAGLVKSLRGVNGGYTVAKPVEEISVGDVLRALEGDLIPVECAGIDSSRQCSSSSQCVSKIVWKRINDSINDTVNSIYIGELVKESKRQI; via the coding sequence TTGAAATTATCTACAAAAGGAAAATATGGGCTGCGGGCCTTTATTGATCTGGCAGTCTGGGGCGAGGAAAAGCCGGTTTCTCTGAACAGTATTGCAGAGCGGCAGGAAATTTCGGTCAGCTATCTGGAACAGCTTATGGCGAAGCTGAAGAAAGCAGGACTGGTAAAAAGCCTCCGGGGCGTCAACGGCGGATATACCGTTGCAAAACCGGTGGAAGAAATTTCTGTGGGAGATGTTCTGAGAGCGCTGGAAGGAGACCTGATCCCGGTGGAATGCGCCGGAATAGACAGCAGCCGGCAGTGCAGCAGTTCTTCCCAGTGTGTCAGCAAAATTGTCTGGAAACGTATCAACGACAGCATCAACGATACGGTGAACAGCATTTATATAGGAGAACTGGTAAAAGAAAGTAAAAGGCAGATTTAA
- a CDS encoding peptidylprolyl isomerase, with translation MSEKILAVAAGHEITEQELDNLIRNYPPEQQIYMSDPRAKQQVLEQLIAFHLFYKMAVDEGITESQEYQQLVAKVKVELASHMAATSVVESIQVTEAEEQEYYEQHMEQFQEKAQVRARHILVETREQAENIGKELEQGLDFAEAAKKYSTCPSGEKGGDLGYFTRGQMVPEFEKAAFGGETGKVIGPVETQFGCHLILVEDKKEGFVKPFGQVREQIHQQVIQTRQQAAYDEKVKELEAAYGVERRSEA, from the coding sequence ATGAGCGAAAAAATTTTAGCAGTAGCAGCGGGACATGAAATCACAGAGCAGGAGCTTGATAATCTGATTCGCAATTATCCTCCGGAGCAGCAGATTTACATGTCGGACCCCAGAGCAAAACAGCAGGTACTGGAACAGTTGATTGCATTCCATCTGTTTTATAAGATGGCAGTGGACGAGGGGATTACGGAATCTCAGGAATACCAGCAACTGGTGGCAAAGGTAAAGGTGGAGCTGGCCAGCCATATGGCGGCGACCAGTGTGGTTGAGAGCATTCAGGTAACGGAAGCGGAAGAACAGGAGTATTATGAGCAACATATGGAGCAGTTCCAGGAGAAAGCCCAGGTAAGAGCCAGACATATTCTGGTGGAGACCAGGGAGCAGGCGGAAAATATCGGCAAAGAGCTGGAGCAGGGGCTGGATTTTGCAGAGGCGGCAAAGAAATATTCCACCTGCCCCTCCGGAGAGAAAGGCGGAGACCTGGGATATTTTACCAGAGGACAGATGGTGCCGGAATTTGAAAAAGCGGCCTTTGGAGGAGAAACCGGGAAGGTAATCGGCCCGGTGGAGACGCAGTTTGGCTGTCATCTGATTCTGGTGGAGGATAAAAAAGAAGGTTTTGTAAAGCCTTTCGGGCAGGTACGGGAGCAGATTCATCAGCAGGTGATTCAGACCAGGCAGCAGGCGGCTTACGATGAAAAAGTAAAAGAACTGGAAGCGGCTTACGGTGTGGAAAGACGGTCGGAAGCGTAA
- the ytvI gene encoding sporulation integral membrane protein YtvI, with translation MKQSTKYWKILVNLLVAVFTIVCLCVIFPKLLMFFMPFVVGWIISMIANPLVRFLERKVKIVRKHSSMMIIIAVLAAVIGLGYLAVSRLVVETGNLISSLPEIYENFQEDFEEIGENFQGFYDRLPKDTQEDIQEVTSEFAGYVGGLVQAIGEPTFEAAGNFAKNVPGTLIAIIMSILSAYFFTAERDAILAEMKKSVPSGIWNRVAGVIQDLKRVVGGYFKAQFKIMGVVYVLLVIGLFILKVNYVLLVAFIIAFLDMLPFFGTGTVLAPWAVIKILSGDYRMAVGLIILYAVTQIVRQVIQPKIVGDTIGMNPLATLFFMYIGYKISSIVGMIIAVPVGMILINLYKAGVFDNQIRCIRELVNDINEFRKF, from the coding sequence GTGAAACAGTCGACAAAATACTGGAAGATACTTGTAAATTTGCTGGTGGCAGTGTTTACCATTGTGTGTCTTTGTGTTATTTTTCCAAAATTACTGATGTTTTTCATGCCCTTTGTGGTTGGATGGATTATTTCCATGATTGCCAATCCGCTGGTGCGTTTTCTGGAAAGAAAGGTAAAAATCGTCCGGAAGCACAGTTCCATGATGATTATTATCGCAGTGCTGGCAGCAGTCATCGGACTGGGGTATCTGGCCGTATCCCGTCTGGTGGTGGAAACGGGGAACCTGATTTCCAGCCTTCCGGAGATTTATGAGAATTTTCAGGAAGATTTTGAGGAAATCGGAGAGAATTTTCAGGGATTTTATGACAGGCTTCCCAAAGATACCCAGGAAGATATTCAGGAAGTGACTTCTGAATTCGCAGGATATGTGGGCGGCCTGGTGCAGGCAATCGGCGAACCCACCTTTGAAGCGGCGGGTAATTTTGCCAAAAATGTGCCGGGAACACTGATTGCCATTATTATGAGTATTCTTTCCGCTTACTTTTTTACAGCAGAACGGGACGCCATACTGGCTGAAATGAAGAAAAGCGTACCTTCCGGCATCTGGAACCGGGTGGCCGGGGTGATTCAGGATTTGAAACGGGTGGTAGGCGGTTATTTCAAAGCCCAGTTTAAAATTATGGGCGTAGTCTACGTGCTGCTGGTTATCGGGCTTTTTATTCTGAAAGTCAATTACGTGCTGCTGGTGGCTTTTATCATCGCATTTCTGGACATGCTGCCTTTCTTTGGCACAGGGACCGTGCTGGCCCCCTGGGCAGTGATTAAGATTCTGTCCGGAGATTACCGGATGGCAGTGGGCCTGATTATCCTCTATGCGGTAACCCAGATTGTGCGTCAGGTTATCCAGCCCAAGATTGTGGGAGATACCATTGGTATGAATCCCCTGGCAACCCTGTTTTTCATGTATATCGGGTATAAAATCAGCAGCATTGTGGGAATGATTATTGCAGTTCCCGTGGGCATGATTCTGATTAACCTCTATAAGGCGGGAGTGTTTGACAATCAGATTCGCTGCATACGGGAACTGGTGAATGATATTAACGAATTTCGGAAGTTTTAA
- the nifS gene encoding cysteine desulfurase NifS, producing MGKMIYLDNAATTRTAPEVVEAMLPYFSEFYGNASTVYEFGGKSREAVSEAREIIAKAIGARDNEIYFTAGGSEADNWAIKATAEAYKEKGKHIITSKIEHHAVLHTCQWLEQNGYEVTYLDVDEFGVVKLEELKKAIRPDTILISIMFANNEIGTIEPVAEIGKIAREHGILFHTDAVQAFGQVPIDVDELNIDMLSSSGHKLNGPKGIGFLYIRKGVKIRSFVHGGAQERKRRAGTENVPGIVGFGKAVELAMAGMKERTGKERELRDYLMERVMKEVPYTRVNGDRLNRLPNNVNFCFQFVEGESLLIMLDMKGICGSSGSACTSGSLDPSHVLLAIGLPHEIAHGSLRLTLGEDTTKEDIDYTVEAIKEIVNQLREMSPLYEDYKKHNS from the coding sequence ATGGGAAAAATGATATATCTGGATAATGCGGCAACAACCAGGACAGCGCCGGAAGTAGTGGAAGCAATGCTTCCGTATTTTTCGGAATTTTACGGAAACGCATCTACCGTTTATGAATTCGGCGGAAAGAGCAGGGAAGCAGTGTCAGAGGCAAGGGAAATCATTGCAAAGGCCATCGGAGCCAGAGACAATGAAATTTATTTTACCGCCGGAGGAAGCGAGGCTGACAACTGGGCCATCAAAGCCACAGCAGAAGCGTATAAAGAGAAGGGAAAGCATATTATTACCAGCAAAATCGAACATCATGCGGTGCTCCATACCTGCCAGTGGCTGGAGCAGAACGGATATGAGGTCACATATCTGGATGTGGATGAATTCGGGGTGGTGAAGCTGGAAGAACTGAAGAAGGCCATAAGGCCTGATACCATTCTGATTTCCATTATGTTTGCCAATAATGAAATCGGAACCATTGAGCCTGTGGCTGAGATTGGAAAGATTGCCAGAGAACACGGAATTCTTTTCCATACCGACGCGGTACAGGCATTCGGGCAGGTGCCCATTGATGTGGATGAACTGAATATCGACATGCTCAGCAGCAGCGGCCATAAGCTGAACGGTCCCAAGGGCATTGGTTTTCTCTATATCCGCAAGGGAGTTAAAATCCGTTCCTTTGTTCATGGAGGCGCTCAGGAGCGGAAGCGCCGGGCGGGCACAGAGAATGTGCCGGGTATTGTGGGATTTGGAAAAGCTGTGGAACTGGCAATGGCCGGCATGAAAGAGCGCACCGGAAAAGAGCGGGAGCTCCGGGACTATCTGATGGAACGTGTAATGAAAGAAGTACCCTATACCAGAGTAAACGGGGACAGACTCAACCGTCTGCCTAACAATGTGAACTTCTGTTTCCAGTTTGTGGAAGGGGAATCCCTGCTGATTATGCTGGATATGAAGGGAATCTGCGGGTCTTCCGGCTCCGCATGTACATCCGGTTCTCTGGATCCTTCCCATGTACTGCTGGCTATTGGCCTGCCTCATGAAATTGCCCACGGTTCCCTGCGGCTTACCCTGGGAGAGGACACCACAAAAGAAGATATTGATTACACCGTGGAGGCAATTAAAGAAATTGTAAATCAGCTTCGCGAAATGTCTCCCTTATATGAAGATTATAAGAAGCACAACAGTTAA